A segment of the Jatrophihabitans endophyticus genome:
GGTCATGGCCTTCGTGAGGGCGGCCCGGGCCGCCGCCTCGTCGGCGCGCAACGCGCCGTCGAGCAGGTCGACCGTCCCGGCGAGGTCGAGACTCTCGCGCCGCGCAAGTTCGGCGTGCGTCTCGTCGAGGTGATCGCGCAACACCTGCGCGTCGCGCACCGCGCCAAGCAGCGCCGACAGCCACTGCAGCTCCGTGTCGAGCAGCTCGCGCGGCTCGGCCTCGGCGATCGTCACCACCCGCAGCGCGCTGCGCACGCGGCGGATCGCGACGCGGAAGGGATGGATCGCGTCCTCGCCGCGGCGTAGGCCGAGGTCGGCGAGCACGATCGCGGTGCGCTGCTCGGCGAGGAAGGCACGCACCACGTCGCCCACCGTCTGACCGGGCGCCGGGGGGACGTCGCGCCGCTCCACGGCGCCGGCGCGCACCAGCCGCGCGACCGCGGTGTCGAGGAACGGGCCGTCCCACCCCGCCACCTCGACGTGACGCCGCTCGGCCAGCTCGGCACCCGACCCGCCGTCCCGGGCGGCACCGGAGCGGACGTCGGTGCTGCGGACGTCGGTGATCGTCCCGACCTCGACGCCGTCGGCGGACAGGACGCGGTGCACGGTGCGCTCGGCCGTGGTGCGGCCGGCGGAGCGCAGGGCCCCGCCCGCGCGCACGCCGAGCAGCAGCTCGCGCAACGCCGCGGGGACCCCGCGACCCTCGGCGGGGAACTCGCTGCTGGCGCCGCCGACGGTCAGCGTCCACGTCGCGTCCGTGCCGGCGGAGCGGCGCAGCGACACCCCGGCCGCGGCGAGATCGCCGTCGGCGGTGTCGTGGGTGGTCACGGTGTCGTGCCCGCTCGCGGTCTCGACGCTTCCGCCCGGGGGGACGATCCGCTTGCCGAGCTTGGGCATCGTCCAGTCGAGCGGGACGTCGAGGACGCGCGCTTCGTCCGCAGTACCGGTCATGGGGTTTCGCGAGGCTCCGTCCACGGGTCGAGGGGCGGGTCCGTCGGACCCGGAAACCGGCAAGTGTAGGGACGCCGGGTGAACGAACCGCACCGGTGCACGCCGCCACCTCGCCGCGACGACGGCACGTTGTGACGTCGTGGGCCGCGCCGCGGTGATGCTCTACGTTGACGATGATGAGCGCCGACCGAGCCGAGCCGACGGGGCGCCCCGACCGCTCCGGCCGGCAGGTGCTCACCGTCGGCGCGTCCGGTGACGCGGGAGCCGTGTTCGCCGCGCTCTCGGCCGCCTACACCGTGCACGCCGAACCGGCCTCCACGCTGCGGTGGACGTGGCTCGACACCGCCGACTGGCGCCTGCACCGCGCCGGCGTCGCGCTGCGCGAGGAGCGTCGCGGCCGGGGGCGCGACCTCGTCCTGGACCGTCCGGGCCGGCCGGCCGAGGCCGCGTCCTGCCTCGGCATCCGCTGGCCGGCGCGACTCGACCGCGTCTCCCCCTCCCCGGTACGCGACGCGATCGCCCCGACGGTCGGCGTGCGCGCGCTGCTGCCGGTCGCCGAGGTCGAGACCCGCCACGTCCTGCTGCACCTGCGCGACGACGCGGGCAAGACGCGGGTGCGCGTGTCGGTCGACCAGCAGCGGCTGCTCTCGCCCCGACGTGCCGCGCTGCCGCTGCACGTCGTCGTGCGTCCGCTACGCGGGTACGACGGCGACGCGCGGCGCTGCGTCGAGCTGCTCGCCGACGCGATGGGCGCCGAGCCCACCGAGCTGTCCGCCACCGCCGCGGCGCTGGCGGCGGCGGGTCACCTGCCGGACACCGTCCTCGGCGGCGGGATCGACGCGGCGCCGGCCGCCCTGGAGCCGACCGCGCCCGCCGTCCGCGTCGTCGCCGCCGCGCTGCTCGCCGACGTCGCCGTGGTCGACGGCACGCGGGAGGGCGCGATCGCCGATCACGACACCGAGTTCCTGCACGACCTGCGCTCGGCCGTCCGGGCGACCCGGGCGCTGCTGGCCGTGGCGGGTCACCTGCTGCACGGCCGCTCGGCCGTGCGCGTCGAGCGCGATCTCGCCTGGCTCGAGGAGATGACGGCACCGCTGCGGGCGGTGGACATCGCGCTGCTCGGCCTCGCCGAGGGCAGCGGCGACACCGCGATCGACGGCCTGGCGGCCGACGCGATCGAGCCGCTGCGCGAGGAGCTGCGGCGTCGTCGGCAGCGCGAGCTGCGGCGGATGCGCGCCACCTTGCGCGCGTCGCGCGCGCCGGCCGCGTTCACGGCGTGGCGGCGGGACCTCACGACGATGCTCGACGCCGACGTCATCGGTCCGGCCGCGATCGAGGCGGCGACGGCACTGGCCGACGCCGCGTTCGACGCGCTCGCCGGCGCGAGCCCCGCCGTCGGCGAGGGCGGGTCCGACGGCCTCGCGCCCGCGGTCGCCTCGCTGCGCGCCGTCCTCGCCGCGTTCGTGCCGCTGTACCGCTCCCCGGTCGAGCAGCTGCGGCGCGACCTCGACGA
Coding sequences within it:
- a CDS encoding CHAD domain-containing protein, whose translation is MSADRAEPTGRPDRSGRQVLTVGASGDAGAVFAALSAAYTVHAEPASTLRWTWLDTADWRLHRAGVALREERRGRGRDLVLDRPGRPAEAASCLGIRWPARLDRVSPSPVRDAIAPTVGVRALLPVAEVETRHVLLHLRDDAGKTRVRVSVDQQRLLSPRRAALPLHVVVRPLRGYDGDARRCVELLADAMGAEPTELSATAAALAAAGHLPDTVLGGGIDAAPAALEPTAPAVRVVAAALLADVAVVDGTREGAIADHDTEFLHDLRSAVRATRALLAVAGHLLHGRSAVRVERDLAWLEEMTAPLRAVDIALLGLAEGSGDTAIDGLAADAIEPLREELRRRRQRELRRMRATLRASRAPAAFTAWRRDLTTMLDADVIGPAAIEAATALADAAFDALAGASPAVGEGGSDGLAPAVASLRAVLAAFVPLYRSPVEQLRRDLDELYETLRRREGVRITHMHVHDAAHAGAMPVPAVLAAGAIVDRLRREEAALDERVRDAHRDAVRPRSRRRLATEVTSR
- a CDS encoding CYTH and CHAD domain-containing protein — protein: MTGTADEARVLDVPLDWTMPKLGKRIVPPGGSVETASGHDTVTTHDTADGDLAAAGVSLRRSAGTDATWTLTVGGASSEFPAEGRGVPAALRELLLGVRAGGALRSAGRTTAERTVHRVLSADGVEVGTITDVRSTDVRSGAARDGGSGAELAERRHVEVAGWDGPFLDTAVARLVRAGAVERRDVPPAPGQTVGDVVRAFLAEQRTAIVLADLGLRRGEDAIHPFRVAIRRVRSALRVVTIAEAEPRELLDTELQWLSALLGAVRDAQVLRDHLDETHAELARRESLDLAGTVDLLDGALRADEAAARAALTKAMTGRRYLALLRTLRQWTTNPAFTSVADAPRARLARYVRAGAKDLDRRLARAGDSPHRLHGARKAAKRVRYVVAFVDEAGGAAGKHAARIEKRARKLQARLGVHQDSVVAADFVARTAATARGQAAFGCGVVWAYEQERATAALRRAVDLAG